The Oncorhynchus nerka isolate Pitt River linkage group LG15, Oner_Uvic_2.0, whole genome shotgun sequence genome contains the following window.
taacgctaaTGTTAGCTTGGtggttaatgttagctaggctaggggttagtgattaaggttagggttaaggttagctaacatgctaagtagttgcaaatgagctaaaaagtagtaagtagttgcaaagtagctaattaGCTAAAGTTGTCTTTGATGAGGTTggaacacgcaacctttgggttgctagaggTTCATGTTTCATTCCCGACCAACCACTCTCCCTTTCGCTTTTGTCTTAAGTaaccatactaatttgagtgtcccggattttcatttactattttctacatcctATAAAGTGACACCGAATATGTCATACAGAGACAGAAGAGTAGACATTAAGCGATTAAACCAGACAAGATCTCGATCAAATAGAAAACAGATTCTATCAAAAAAAGTCATTTGACCTTGTTGGTCGTTATATTTATTTGTATATGAAACACGTTTCCATTGAGTAAATGTCGATCAAACAAAAACATCACAGTTTAAATGCTGCACAAAAGAAAGGAATAAAACAGCTTTTGTGAGTGCACAGCCCGGATGCAATAAGACCTATCTCACTATACAAACCAAGTGAGAAAAGATTATGCATTAATATGAAACATGTTTTAATATTCTTATATTGATTACAATCATTCTAGTTGCATGACAGACATATCATTCACTGAAAAAACATTATCTAAATATGATAACCATAAAATATAGCCATTTACAACCTCTGTCATAAGACAGAACCTTTAATTAAATAATAAACGCACGGCACTGTACATAGACAATAGCAGACTTGCTCATTCCCTTGGGATCAAACTAAAACCGCCATACAATATCATTGAAATATAGTTTTCAGTCTTGATGCGTCCAATACCTGAAAATGTCTGAACAAGATCACTGTATGACATCCCCAAAGACCTCGGTTTACTTTATCAGTCACAAAAGTTTTTAATTTAGGTCTCAGGCTATACTAACAATGCTGGTAGCTTTCGACGCTCCTGTAAGGATGTGATCATTCGTTCCAACCCAGGTTTAGTAAATCTTCTTCTGTATTTCCCCCCAGTTTATGTCCAAATAGGGAGGTGAGATTAAGTTTGTGTTTTGCAATGCATCATACCAGGTGAGAATAATGTCAATAGATAAATATCGAGCGTTAGTGATGAAAAAGTATTTGAGTTGCCATGTCAGTGACATTGGACTGAATCAAGTGGCATGCATATGAGAGCTTGATTTAGATTTACAGACGAATTTCTTCTCCTTCACCCGCCGGTTCTGGAACCAGATGGTGACCTGGCGTTCGGAGAGATTAGTAGTGGCAGATATTCGCCGTCTCTTGTCTTTTGTGATGAACTTGCTAGCTGCATACTCTTTCTCTAGCTCCTTCAGTTGGATCTTGGTGTAAGGAACTCGCTTTTTGCGGCCTCGTCGGTAGCTGCTGACCTCTGGTTGCAAAGGCACGACATCTGAGAAAAGAAGGGCATAACAACCGTTGGTATTCTACAACAATTGAAAACTAGGAGAAACAATTTGAAAGATATATACAaacgttttttttggggggggggggcggggtgAAATGCTATGTGAAAGTTCCCAGCACTGATGCATTGCATTCAAATCATTGCATTTGTTGAAGTTCATGGTCCCCGTAGATTGGCTATGCTAATTGATTAAGATGGGCCTAAAATACTTGAAGTAGGCTATGGTTGGACTTAATTTATGTTACATCCCAATCATTagggtttaaaaatatataatctaaATGTCTAAATGTAGGCCTAATGGTAGGCGAGCCCATTAAAGGCGCTGCATGGTCATTCGGTGGTCTGCATTGGCGGTGCAGCATTTACGGTGATCCTGCCTCTGCTGAAggcagggcattcatacttcttgcgtTTAGCGGAGCAGTGCAGAtatgttgtgaaggaagttgtcaaggaagtgagtttgtgttgatacaggacctcccgcccctaccgtcaaccaatcatgtcaatgcggatcCCTCCGCATTGTCACAAAATTTGAGAGGCGCACGGCGATGCCGTACAGAGCTTAATTTGGTCTCTGCATGCCTCCAGGGCCCGCTATTGCGTTACACCATCCATACCGcgcctccgaccacattttcgGATCAAGCATGCCAGCCATCTCTAGGCCTACCATGATTACTACTTAGTCCAAACATAGATATTTAACCTATGCATATTCAAAACATAAATTGGCATACTGATATGCAAACACTACGAATATTAAGCCTTAATAATCGGAATTGGAGCTATACAGTCACTTAGTCTATGAGAGCGCAGGAACAGGCTGGGCATTCAGTAGCGAAGCCTATCTATATTGATAGCCCCTGATCTTAAACTTGAATGCAGCTACAATTGATGTAATACAGCTAAATAACAAGACATCACATCTCATTAATTTAATCATGCGGGTGAGCTGTGTGCAAACCATCTCAGTAGGTTGGTTGGTTAACAGTCCTATCATATTTATCCTTAATACTAAGTTTTATTTCAGCGTGTTTAAGAGTGCATCCATggcagagatgagatgagataaACGACTATTTTAACGAGGTCATGGACAACATGAGGAATGTGCAATGGTACAACCAAACCCAGGACGATAAAAAAAGAACTGTAATCTATTTCAAAAACAGTAGATCTATTCTGTGTTATGGGCATATAGCGCCAATATCACACTATCCCAATATTGACTGTATTGGCCAACGACAAGTTTGGGGAAAGTGGTCATACAAGCCACAAAAATCACGTGTGTCAACTGAACTAGATTGTGAATGATAAACCAATCAATCCAGGAATCCATGAGCTATTCTTAACAAGATGGGATGATAGAAATGTAATGTGAATTTGAAATATTAAAtaaagaaattgagaaaaaaaggGTCTCGCCATTGCAAATAAACCTAATGCGTGAAAGGGGTGAGCTTCAATACACCACTCCCTGTCGTGACTAGATTTACTGGCACTGAGCAAATATGTTATTTTATCGGAGAATGCAACCGTGCCTTGCTCCAATCCATAAACCTAGTTGTATGCTAATATGAAATCAAAGGTCTTGTTTTTGCATTTCATCTGTTGTGGTCATATCGTGAAGCAGCCGTGAAGACGAATGATGGTAGGTTGAAGGAAACTAAATATTTTGGTAAGGTTATGTCTTTCCAATCTGTTTTCTTTGCTTCTATATTTTGGCAGACTAATTTCTAGTCCCATATCCGGCTATTGAAAAACCCCATGGCCTCCTCTCCGGACTTCAACTCAAGGATGAACATAAATAAACCTTCACCCTGTGCTATCATGCACTGTATAGTCAGTcatatgtttatttgagatggcTATACAACGGAAATAGGTTTTAAATGcataaataaaatacattaaaaGGAAATGTTTCAATGTGACATATATAAAACATGTAACAAGTACACTGGTTATTTAGATCCTTTCTTATAAGAAACCACAATGCAAGCCGCGTGGAatccccccacccaccaccacacatacacacactaaaacaAATGTCATACCTGGGAAGGGCGACTTCCAGAGATGTGTTGACTGTGTTTGCTCTTTAGAACAGTACACCTGTCCATCCCAGCCATTAGATAGAGCCCAGTGCTGGTAGCCATCCATGGGAATCAAAGTTTCATGTCTCGGTTCCGGGTGCGCACTGATACCGGGAACCACCGACACGTCCAAGTAACCCGGGACAGTCTGGTATGAGCTGGCAAAACCCGGGTAAAATGCGAACTCCTTTGCCCGGCTTGACAGCTCTTCGGTGGGCAGTGCCGCGCTGGGTTCTGCATATTTCTCTGCGGGGTGGTAAGAGCATTGCTTCTGCTGCAAGTTAACGTTGTGCGAGTGTGACAACCGACACCCGTAATAAGGGCTTCCGAATGGGTAGCCATAACCAAGGGTGGCGCTGGAGGAAGTCTGGGGAGCGGGGCACTGTCGCCCAGTGTCGTGGGAGGGTATGTCCGAGTACACAGAACCCTGGTGGCTTATGGTGCCGGAGTGTCGTCCCAACGCCGAGTGTGAAATCAGTTCCCTGCAGTGGGTAGCAGGACAATTCCCGCTTAGTCCCTCCATGGATTGGTTTTTATTCGGATTACTTTCATTCAGGCTTTTTTCATATACATACATCAAGGTATCCGCCCAGCGTGGATGCAGAACCATCGAAGTTGTCATATCAGGGGTTGACAATGCTTTTTAAAAGTCAACTACCCCAAGACGGACACCTCATCCCCAAGCACATTTTTTTTGCGCATGCGCAGCGCAATACCCAAGTGTCCAGTTCATTATTGAGACCCTGGGATCCGCCGACACGTGATACGATAACGAGACCGACACGAGGGTGTGTTGGGGGTGGGGGCGAGGGGCTCATCCATTTAAACCGCCTCTTGTGCATGTTTCTTGATTGCAATTTTAAGTCCAGCGGATACTCTCATTGGCTTATCATCGGCAAgtatccttaaaggggacatcaaaCATCCCTAACAGTTTTAAGGTGGAGGATGCCATGATCGTCATATTTTACAAAACGGAAATGAATTTCAACTGAACCACATAAAGTATCAATTCGCCAGGCCAGTGCTATTTAGATAGGCCTACGTCTGAAGATTCTCGATTCTTGATAAGGTAAAGATTACACTTGTCTGAAGTACTTTGCTCTAACAATATTTGTATGTAATCAAACCGGCTAAGATACATCAATTAGTCTGTCAAACACTATCTCAGTCTATCACATTATTTTAGTATGTCACATTATCTTAGTATGTCACATTATCTTAGTCTGTCACATTTTTTACCAGAAGATTGTTGTAGAGCGCAGAATAACACACCACCCTTCAAAATGGAATTGTAACCTGTAGGACTTTTGGTTGGAATTATCTTCCTGTTGTCAATAGCTTAATATCGAACATGTTCAGATAATTCTCCATGACAGCTTCATTTATTTAACTTGACTGACATTTTAAATGTTCAAATTCTTTGTTTgtgtatataaataaataaatcacaaaACCTTGCCAGGCCAGTTAACGACAACCCTCAAAGTAGTCGACAAGATGCCCAATCTTATGCTAATAGCAACATTTTCTTTCCTCCAATAGTCCTACCACTAACGTAAACAGGCAAATGCAATTGACACAAACGatggaaataaaatataaaataaaacctCTCTCCACGGCACAGAGAAACCACTTTTGCTCAGTTGTATACTCAGAAAGTGGTTTTTGAAACATGCAACTTCTTGGTCTGTATAATTTGGGGGTAGCCTAACAAACAGAAATTGCGGTGCAGTTTTGGCAAAACGCTGAAAATATGAAGAACATCGGCTATTATCCACCTCCCCTaatatttttggggggttatAGCAGTGGTCCATGCATATTCTCCAATCTAACGGAATGTATTATCTTCTTGAATAGGCTAGTGAGCaaaaatttgtatttattttccccTAATGCCAGTTGTTGTAATCTGAGTCAACAATCTGAGTTAGGGACACAAGGTCTTGGTCTTGCACCGGTCTCTACATTATTTCATTGGACAAAACGTTATTGACCAAACATAATACCTTATATTTCAGGTTTGGTAATAAGTGCATACGACGTTCAAAACGGAGTTAAAAATGTAGGATATTGCTAAATTCTAAGAATTGTGTTTTTTAGAGATGTGTATGCACTGAGGGAACTTGTTAGTCGCACTATAAACAACAATTGTGATTATTAGGCCCATCTAAAATCCCTGCCATGATGGTCAAGAATCAGTCTTATATAGATAAATGCACCAGGTATGGGCTCTGTGTCAAAAATCAACATGAAACAAACCACAACCTATAGGCTATTGAAATTGAAGAGATAAAGAGAATAAAATCGTTAAACTATAAATTCGGTTTGTCGCAGGAAATAGGAACTAATCTGCCAGCGGAGCAACTCACAAATATTGACCATTCATTCAAATTGCAGACACAAGGAAGTCCAAGGTCAAGGTAGGGAACGCAGACTGACATGGTCGTAATAAGTCTAGACAGGCAAGAATGAACTTCACACCCGCATTGTGGAGCTTACGTGCAACCTCACTGCAATTAGGAGAGACAACAATGACGCTTCCAAGTAGCGGTTTCAGAAAACAAAATCTGGATGGAACAGTCGGCTTGACATACAAAGCATATCAAACCAAACATTTAGCTATCAGAGAAACAACATCTGGGTAAAGCAAAACATGCTTCGCATACTGTTTTTGTGAACACATAGGCCTTTTAGGCCTATTCACAATATACTCACATTTTCATTATGAGCAAGAATGATACAAAATCAATTGTTGGCCTACTAATCTTTTGACGAAGAGTGAAGAAGATACAATCGATATAGTACCCTATTTAACGAACACGCATAGGCCGAATGCAACGTGTGCTTCACGTGGCCAACGTTCGATATATTCCATCATATGATGAACACATGGGAATTTTCCTTTTCAAATTGCTAGCAGTAGATATAAAATATGAACACATTTCTGCTATAAGTAAAATGTAAATTGTAACATACACTAAATGTGAAATCTAAAGCAGCTTCGAGTTAAAATACCATTTGTATGTCATCTTTCATTTTTACACGTTTTTATACAAGAAACGTTAACTTATTTTTCCTTATCCATGGATGTTAAAAGTATAAGCCAACATTTTGTAAATCAAAATTCACGACTTGAAAGGCATATAGCATATAGTAAGGTTTAGTTTATTTCCATGGTAAACAACATTGGCAGCTGAGAGCGGAATTGTATTGTACAGTCCATAATAAATAAACAACTCATGTGCATTATGTCCCCCAATAAAACCAACAAAACAAGTAAAAGCTTTGATTTTCAGAATTTGGGAAGTTGCCGTGCATGGGGTTGGTATCAATGAAGCTAATACGCTTTCTTGCATATTACTTCCCAAGCATACCATTTCAAATGGTTTAGTAGGCTAGTCTTGTATGCTAACATGTATGCAGGCCCTAACGTTAATTATTCATGCTATGGAGCTACCGAGTATAACAACTTTTCCTTTTTGTTATTTTTCCttcattcatattttttttatttagacCTACTAAATATCATGAGAACTTTTCTGAAACCGACTGGATTATTTCAACTTGTTTTGGATTGTTGGATCAACTAATGTGAAATATATTTCTCTCTCAAGCGTAGCATAGACTATAAAAATAATACGTTCTGTAATCATTAAAGCTACACTCTGTAAGGTATGCATACCATCAAACATGGGCCAACACCAACAATAACTTAAACCGTGGGGCAATATTCCAAGGTGCATCCATAAATAGCACTTCCTAGGATTCGTATAATAGCTACATTTATCATTAAAAATTAAAGTAAGCCAATCAACATTCCATGAGAGCAACATGATAGGAGTCCTTCTACATAATGTGTATAACACGTTTACAAATGTCAAAAGAAACATAAGTAAGACAGTTATATCCTAATCTATAAGGCATATGCTTCCAAAAAACCAAGGGGTATATTCCATAGTTTTCAATCTGTTTGATGTTATTTGTTTTCTAGGTTAGTCTCATTGAGATCATATTTTCTGCAAAAGAGGCATACCATTATCTTAAATAACCAATGAGCAGAATCTGGAAATCTTAGTTTTATATTCGGTTATGTTTGTAATTCGCTTGtctattttgtgtgtgtttgcttgttacGAAGCATAGGCCTATACGGCGCTTTCCGGCACGTGGAATCAAATTAAAGACGCACAGGCTCCTAATCACATAATTTCATATAGATGCAAGATGGCCTACACTTGTCTAAGTTATATTAATAACATGTATAGTCCTGGTGAAATGAATGGACTGTCCCACAACCATGTGACATCATGAAAACAACAATCATACATGTAGCAAAGATTCTTCCCTccggaagatttttcattgatccTCAGCGGTAGATTACACTTTACTCGACTCTGTAGTGTTCAAATGACAGCAATGTGCATGACGACCCCCtcattaataaaaaaaaattctCCCATCTAAATTAGATTATGAATTTAAAGTGAAGTTCGGGTAACTGAAGAACAAACCCATCAAGACGCTTTTAGTATTCATTGTCTTTTTTTTCTGGCAATACGTTCAAACCAGGAGCATGGGTGGTAATGTACGTGATTCAGTTCCAGTGAAGTTGCTCAGTGGGCAGACACTTTCTCCTCTGAAAGGCAAGAGAAGCCTTCTGTAGGCCTATCAGAAACACGTGTCAAATTGGTGAGATGAGTTTTCCATATATCCTTTACCACCTTCACCAAGCTGTCGAATCTGTAATAACAGGTGGAGATTTGATTTAATAGTAAACTTGGTCATTGTTCAATTTGATTCATGACACCAAATGATCAATGGTAAATAAGTCTAATCTAAAAATACAACTGGACTGTTGTAATATAATGCCGGTCCTGCAACGTTTTAATGCGAATAGTATCAACAACCTTACACGATTCGGCTCATCTGCCTACGTATAGGCTATGATGATGCACTGGTTTTGACAGTAACCTTATTTGATTGAATATCCACCTCTGCAGAACCTGGATAGGAAACACAGTCGCaacattttgtttttgtgtgtggaaGAAGTGATAGTCTTTCTTGATTCATACAAAACATGAGATGGGGATTCTGGATTTATCTTAACCAGGGATCTTGGCAAACGTGTTTAAATCTTAACGGGAAATTAGCTTTTGATTTAGCCCACAGGGGTCCACTCACTTCTGAACGGGTGCCAGAGCCACATACATACATTGTCCAGTATGGACCGTTTTATGCAATGAGCTGAATGTAACCAAATGTATAGTCTGTTTGTATGTAGTAGTTTGGCCGACAGCACTCCATGGATCTCCCAATCGAATTAATAAAAAGAccacaatatacagtatattcaagAATCTGAAATAACACAAATCGTTCTAAGATTATGTGCTCCCTATCGTTCAAAACGTGTCATTGATGCTCCAATAGTACCATTAACATTTTCTGTCATATTCTACATGGGCTCCAATTCCAAATCTCTAACATGTTACGCACAACATTAATTAGTGGATTTAGAAGGCACAGATAATGTCAACATGGTAACTGCAGTTACATCCGTCAACCTAAAAAGAGAGACAATGATAACGTCAGTATATAATTTCATCAACGACAGAAAGTGGCAGTTATTGTATGAGGAAAATACCGTCCGCTTAATGATAAAACAGGCAACACTCCACATGAGGAAAAATAACAGGCTTCCAGGCCATCAGACATGATCTCACATTAGCTATAAGAAAGGACAAATACCGAAACTCATTCATGTCAGATAGGCCTATATAAAAGAAGTGAACACAAAGGCTGTAACAGAAAAAGGCCCACAACGTATTTGTATAAAGATTTACTATTATAATTATCCAGGCGAATAGTAAATGGTCTGGGAGCATGTGAGATCATTTAAATCGTCCAAGGTGTGCCCCCAGCCTTCCATCACAAAAGGCCCGGGGTTAATTAAGTTCCTTTATTGCCAAATTAGGCAACTGGCGGTTCCCTTCATTCAGCTTTTACCAAATAACTGTACACTCTGAAACGGGACAATTAAGATTCCTCTTACAATTTCAATTACATTCACCATCCTGAATTGTACAAAGGTAAAACTAGATCGAACCGTGACAAGTGTGGAGACGCAACCTATCTTGAGAGGTAAGGTATCTTTGTACTCGGAACTTCATGCGTAAATTAGGCTACCTTTGCATTACTTGGAGTTAAGCGCAAATCTAAAATTGCCATCTGGCCAGAAGAGCATTttaattaggcctacattaaATACCTAAAAGTCGTCAATTCCCTCATGTCTGAAGACCATTTGTGGGCTATGGTCAAACGACCTATGAGGCTATTGGCACAATTCAACATAATCCGTTATGATGGTCACCATGTATGTGCACTATACTCCATATGACATGAATTGGGCAAGTCTTTTCTAATCAACATGATCCATTATTATGGCATGTTAAAACACTTACATTTCACTGTATTGGAGGTGATTTTGTGTAGCATCTTGGTATCAACGCAAATAGCTCAATGGCAATAGACATGTCATATGCACCCTCAGAAGTCCAAGTTCAAGTTAAGAGTCGTCCATTGCCTCCCTCTGTCCAGACGCCAACAAAGTTTCCAGCCCTTTCTAATTAGGCCACCATGTGCACTATACACTATCTGACATGGATTGGGCCCGTCTTCTTCGGTTGAGGAAAGAGTATACAACTGCGGTCTCATAACATATAGGCCAATAATGTTGTTTACATCACATGTTGATGTTTTGAGTCTAAACTTGTTGGACGGACATTAGGACATCTCTTTGTTGACCTAAGTAATCAGCGTCACTTCGTTTTGGTTTCGAAATTAATACATAATACCGCACCAGTTTCGTAAAGTCTAGCCTCCAGGCTGCGATTTTCTGAATCTTTTTTTTAACCCCCGCTGAAGGCATCAacagtgaattcggaaagtattcagacaccttcactttttccacattttgttggaaAATGTGGaaacgttacagcctcattctaaaattgattaaattaatgtttttcctcatcaatctacacataatgcgccataatgacaaagcgaaaacaggtttttagaaatgtatgaaatgcattaaaaataaaaacaggtaccatatttacataagtattcagacactttgctacgagactggaaattgagctcaggtgcatcctgtttccatggatacTTTTTGAGAGGTTTCTGCAACTTTATTGGACTACACCTGAGGTAAAttaatttgattggacatgatttggaaaggcacacacctctctatataaggtcccgcagttgaccgtgcttgtcagagcaaaaaccaagccatgaggtcaaaggaattgtccgtagacctccgagacaggattgtgtcaaggcacagatctggggaagggtaccaaaatatttctgcagcattgaaggtccctaagaactgtggcctccatcattcttaaatggaagaagtttggaaccaccaagactctacctagagttggccgcccggactaactgagcaatcgggggagaagggccttggttaggaagatgactaagaacccgatggtcactctgacagagctccagagtttttctgtggagatgggagaaccttccagaaggacaaccatctctgcagcactccaccaatcaggactttacggtagagtggccagaaggaagccacttctcagtaaaagacacatgacagcccacttggagtttgccaaaaggcacataaaggactctcagaccatgagaaacaagattatctggtctgatgaaaccaagattgaactctttggcctggacgccaagcatcacgtctggaagaaatcGGGCACCGCTcgtccctacggtgaagcttggtggtggcagcatcattctgtggggatgtttttcagcggcagggactgggagacaagtcaggctCAAGGGAGCAAAGttcagagatccttgatgaaaacctgctccagagtgctcaggacctcagactgggacaaaaatgcaccttccaacagaacaacaaacctaagcacacagaaaagacaatgcagaagtggcttcgggacaagtctctgaatgtcctggaatggcctagcttgagtggcccagccagagccatgacttgaacctgatcgaacactGCTTTCatggagcgggacactaatccggatgcttataagatatctcactatgccctcagatgaaccatcaaacaatcaaagcgtcaatacaggattaagattgaatcccactaaaccggctctgacgcttgtcggatgtggcagggcttgaaaactattacggactacaaagggaaacccagccgtgagctgcccagtgaagcAAGCCTACCAGATAAAGTATGCCTTTTAAGGTTGCTTCGAGGCTAGAAACAATGAAGCATGcacaagagcaccagctgttctggacgactgcgtgataacgctctcggtacacaatgtgagcaagacctttaaaaaggtcaacattcagaaagccgctgggccagacggattaccaggacatgtactcaaagcatgcgtagaccaactggcaagtgtcttcactgacattttcaacctctccttgaccgagtctgtaataactacatgtttcaagcagaccaccatagtccctgtgcccaaggaagcgaaggtaacctgcataATGATTACAG
Protein-coding sequences here:
- the LOC115143699 gene encoding homeobox protein Hox-C13a-like, which translates into the protein MTTSMVLHPRWADTLMYVYEKSLNESNPNKNQSMEGLSGNCPATHCRELISHSALGRHSGTISHQGSVYSDIPSHDTGRQCPAPQTSSSATLGYGYPFGSPYYGCRLSHSHNVNLQQKQCSYHPAEKYAEPSAALPTEELSSRAKEFAFYPGFASSYQTVPGYLDVSVVPGISAHPEPRHETLIPMDGYQHWALSNGWDGQVYCSKEQTQSTHLWKSPFPDVVPLQPEVSSYRRGRKKRVPYTKIQLKELEKEYAASKFITKDKRRRISATTNLSERQVTIWFQNRRVKEKKFVCKSKSSSHMHAT